Proteins encoded by one window of Clostridium perfringens:
- a CDS encoding prolipoprotein diacylglyceryl transferase, producing the protein MRSVLGEIFGLKIYSYGFMIGLGIICATLLFLKRGTQRGYNEDKLFNATILTVISGILGGKILYIITEWKTVMQDPSLIFRDFGNGFVIYGAIIGGALGIALCSLKNKWNVLELADLVVPGLALAQGFGRIGCLLAGCCYGAETTSSIGIIFPADSLAPAGIPLYPTQIFSSIFDFALGLFLLWYGNKNKEKGKTMSMYMIIYSIGRFFVEFLRNDPRGSVGSLSTSQFISIFILIGGILLYNINKLKGRKETSEK; encoded by the coding sequence ATGAGGAGTGTTTTAGGGGAAATCTTTGGACTTAAGATTTATAGCTATGGATTTATGATAGGATTAGGTATAATCTGTGCAACATTATTATTCTTAAAGCGAGGAACTCAAAGAGGCTATAACGAAGATAAGCTTTTTAATGCTACTATCTTAACTGTTATTTCAGGGATTTTAGGAGGAAAAATACTCTATATAATAACTGAGTGGAAAACAGTTATGCAAGATCCAAGTTTAATATTTAGAGATTTTGGAAATGGCTTTGTAATTTATGGAGCCATAATAGGAGGAGCCTTAGGAATCGCTCTATGCTCTTTAAAGAATAAGTGGAATGTATTAGAGCTTGCAGATTTAGTAGTACCAGGTTTAGCCTTAGCTCAAGGATTTGGAAGAATAGGATGTTTACTTGCAGGATGTTGTTATGGGGCTGAAACTACAAGTTCTATAGGAATTATATTTCCAGCTGATTCATTAGCTCCAGCAGGGATACCATTATATCCAACACAAATCTTTTCGTCAATTTTTGATTTTGCCTTAGGTTTATTTTTACTATGGTATGGAAATAAAAACAAAGAAAAAGGAAAAACTATGAGCATGTATATGATAATATACAGTATAGGTAGATTCTTTGTAGAGTTTTTAAGAAATGATCCTAGAGGTAGCGTAGGATCATTATCAACATCTCAATTTATATCAATATTTATATTAATAGGGGGTATATTACTATATAATATAAATAAATTAAAAGGGAGAAAAGAAACAAGTGAAAAATAA